The Solanum lycopersicum chromosome 9, SLM_r2.1 genome window below encodes:
- the LOC138338521 gene encoding uncharacterized protein, which produces MEDPSENPPKNPNQLISMEHMQQLFQMFQTLNKNSTNIEPGTSQTVRVAEKLNFTNYTKWCKLMQIAIGGRGRLNHIIVNPISPDDPEYQQWAQKDSMVISWIIENIDGDLVNQFLDYKTARDLWKGIETLLSSGRDELQIYDLNTKATSLKQGIDTIEVYFSKLNTLWKEIDRRMPNPMKCPEDITLFNSFIQRQRLYQFLAGVNDSLDKEKRSDSSFRREDKTHLKCSHCGGTKHTKEGCFKLIGYPEWWEDLRQRKAATKVTKTGGKANAAIGEGEPTSEASSTTVTNRQTGTGEASSTSVTDRRTGTSGKDGFTKISGEPWMETEEPTGRRREKILEEPSSRNESEGKQEALKKSDPLALVNQKPKKSEAQLYKKPKEKQSVGLMCNKSNWIFDCGATDTMSYDPSDFLSSTSTTRTKIQTANGEFIPITQAGDDAQTGRIIGRGIERGGLYYVNEVTQQGNALLAQGSPEYQIWMWHRRLGHPSLSYLK; this is translated from the exons ATGGAAGACCCATCGGAAAACCCACCGAAAAATCCAAACCAGCTTATTTCTATGGAACATATGCAGCAACTGTTTCAAATGTTCCAAACactcaacaaaaattcaacCAACATCGAACCAGGGACTTCACAAACAGTGCGAGTCGCGGAAAAATTGAACTTCACCAACTACACCAAATGGTGTAAACTGATGCAGATAGCAATTGGTGGCCGGGGAAGACTCAATCACATCATCGTCAACCCCATTTCACCAGATGATCCAGAATACCAGCAATGGGCTCAAAAAGATTCGATGGTCATTTCATGGATCATCGAGAATATTGACGGAGACCTCGTGAATCAATTCTTGGACTACAAAACTGCCCGAGATTTATGGAAAGGCATCGAAACTCTACTCAGTAGCGGCAGAGATGAATTGCAGATCTATGATCTGAACACAAAAgcaacctctctgaaacaaggGATAGACACGATAGAGGTGTATTTCAGCAAATTGAATACACTCTGGAAAGAAATCGATAGACGAATGCCGAACCCAATGAAATGCCCAGAAGACATCACACTTTTCAACTCATTTATACAACGACAAAGGCTGTACCAGTTTCTGGCTGGTGTAAATGATTCACTTGACAAAGAAAA ACGGTCAGATTCATCATTCCGGCGAGAGGACAAAACTCACCTCAAATGTAGCCACTGCGGAGGAACCAAACACACCAAGGAAGGATGCTTTAAGCTCATCGGCTACCCAGAATGGTGGGAAGACCTGAGACAGCGTAAAGCCGCCACCAAGGTAACAAAGACCGGCGGCAAGGCTAACGCCGCCATCGGAGAAGGAGAACCGACCAGCGAGGCTTCGTCAACCACTGTCACCAACAGGCAAACAGGTACTGGCGAGGCTTCATCGACCAGCGTTACCGACAGGCGAACAGGTACGAGTGGCAAAGATGGGTTCACCAAAATTTCCGGTGAACCATGGATGGAGACAGAGGAACCGAcgggaagaagaagagagaaaattcTAGAGGAGCCGTCCTCTAGAAATGAAAGTGAGGGAAAACAAGAGGCCCTAAAAAAATCAGACCCTTTAGCCCTTGTTAATCAAAAGCCCAAAAAATCAGAAGCCCAATTATACAAAAAACCCAAGGAAAAACAAAGTGTGGGTCTCATGTGCAATAAGTCCAATTGGATTTTTGACTGTGGGGCCACGGACACTATGTCATACGACCCATCCGATTTTCTCTCCTCCACATCAACTACCCGTACTAAGATTCAAACTGCAAATGGGGAGTTTATTCCAATTACTCAAGCCGGAGAT GATGCTCAGACGGGGCGGATCATTGGTCGTGGTATTGAACGAGGAGGTCTATACTATGTGAACGAGGTGACTCAACAGGGTAACGCTTTGCTTGCTCAAGGGTCGCCGGAATATCAAATCTGGATGTGGCACCGACGGCTAGGTCATCCGTCTTTAAGTTATCTTAAATGA